A genome region from Crossiella equi includes the following:
- a CDS encoding 3-oxoacyl-ACP reductase yields MSLAGRVAVVTGAGAGLGRAEALALARAGAAVVLNDLPGSAERTCEEIRATGAEAVVVAGDVAERTTADALLAAALAEFGGLHIVVNNAGFLRDRMLFNLTDEEWDAVVRVHLRGHFLLCRNAAAYWRQQAKYTDAPVYGRLVNTSSEAFLLGSPGQANYAAAKAGIATLTVSAARALAGYGVRANAICPRARTGMTRHVFGEAPDGLDPLDPGHVAPFVTYLASPAAEHISGQVFIVHGGMVQLLAPPTVEATFRTGGTWSQAELAEAVGGHFTGRDPARGFAFQPAAEERR; encoded by the coding sequence CTGAGCCTGGCCGGACGCGTCGCGGTGGTGACCGGCGCGGGCGCCGGGCTCGGCCGCGCGGAAGCCCTCGCCCTCGCCCGGGCCGGGGCGGCCGTGGTGCTCAACGACCTGCCCGGGTCCGCGGAGCGGACGTGCGAGGAGATCCGGGCCACCGGCGCCGAGGCGGTGGTGGTGGCCGGGGACGTGGCCGAACGGACCACCGCGGACGCGTTGCTGGCCGCCGCGCTCGCCGAGTTCGGCGGACTGCACATCGTGGTCAACAACGCGGGTTTCCTCCGGGACCGCATGCTGTTCAACCTCACCGACGAGGAGTGGGACGCGGTCGTCCGCGTGCACCTGCGCGGGCACTTCCTGCTCTGCCGCAACGCCGCCGCGTACTGGCGCCAGCAGGCCAAGTACACCGACGCCCCCGTCTACGGACGGCTGGTGAACACCTCCTCCGAGGCCTTCCTGCTCGGCTCGCCCGGCCAGGCCAACTACGCCGCGGCCAAGGCCGGGATCGCCACGCTCACCGTGTCCGCCGCGCGGGCCCTGGCCGGGTACGGCGTGCGCGCCAACGCGATCTGCCCGCGCGCCCGCACCGGCATGACCCGGCACGTCTTCGGCGAGGCCCCGGACGGCCTGGACCCCCTCGACCCCGGGCACGTGGCCCCGTTCGTCACCTACCTCGCCTCGCCCGCCGCCGAGCACATCAGCGGCCAGGTCTTCATCGTGCACGGCGGGATGGTGCAGCTGCTCGCCCCGCCCACGGTCGAGGCCACCTTCCGCACCGGCGGCACGTGGAGCCAGGCCGAGCTGGCCGAGGCGGTCGGCGGCCACTTCACCGGCCGGGACCCGGCACGCGGCTTCGCCTTCCAGCCCGCGGCAGAGGAGCGACGATGA
- a CDS encoding MlaE family ABC transporter permease, with amino-acid sequence MTVTPERQGLPGLAALRQVGRMALLSWEVLRVLPRRPFPLPEAVRQAWFLASVTILPTALVAIPFGAVISLQLGSLTQQIGAQSFTGAAGALAIIQQASPLITALLVAGAGGSAMCADIGARTIREEIDAMEVLGVNPVHRLVLPRVLGAMFVAVLLNGLVSVVGVLGGFFFNVVLQGGTPGAYLASFSALAQLSDLWVSELKAFLYGFVAGIVAAYRGLNPRPGPKGVGEAVNQAVVITFLLLFLLNMVVTAVYLQLVPAKGG; translated from the coding sequence ATGACCGTGACCCCGGAACGGCAGGGTTTGCCCGGGCTGGCCGCGCTGCGGCAGGTCGGCCGGATGGCCCTGCTGTCCTGGGAGGTGCTGCGGGTGCTGCCGCGCAGGCCGTTCCCGCTGCCCGAGGCCGTGCGCCAGGCCTGGTTCCTGGCCAGCGTCACCATCCTGCCCACCGCGCTGGTGGCGATCCCGTTCGGCGCGGTCATCTCCTTGCAGCTGGGCTCGCTCACCCAGCAGATCGGCGCGCAGTCCTTCACCGGCGCGGCCGGGGCGCTGGCCATCATCCAGCAGGCCAGCCCGCTGATCACCGCCCTGCTGGTGGCGGGCGCGGGCGGGTCGGCGATGTGCGCCGACATCGGCGCGCGCACCATCCGCGAGGAGATCGACGCGATGGAGGTGCTCGGCGTCAACCCGGTGCACCGCCTGGTGCTGCCGCGCGTGCTGGGCGCGATGTTCGTCGCGGTGCTGCTCAACGGCCTGGTCAGCGTGGTCGGTGTGCTCGGCGGGTTCTTCTTCAACGTGGTGCTCCAGGGCGGCACCCCCGGCGCCTACCTGGCCAGCTTCAGCGCCCTGGCGCAGCTGTCGGACCTGTGGGTCAGCGAGCTCAAGGCCTTCCTGTACGGCTTCGTCGCCGGGATCGTCGCCGCCTACCGCGGCCTGAACCCCCGCCCCGGGCCGAAGGGCGTGGGCGAGGCGGTCAACCAGGCGGTGGTGATCACCTTCCTGCTGCTGTTCCTGCTCAACATGGTCGTCACCGCGGTCTACCTCCAGCTCGTCCCGGCGAAGGGCGGCTGA
- a CDS encoding glucose 1-dehydrogenase, whose translation MRLSGKTALITGAARGLGECLARRFVAEGARVVLTDVLDDLGHDFARELGHGAVYRHLDVGEEDQWQGVVAETGQVDVLVNNAGVLHFAPLAQTTLADYERVVRVNQVGCFLGMRTVAPVMTGAGGGSIVNLSSVEGLAGMPLLTAYTASKWAIRGMTKVASLELARHGVRVNSVHPGAMDTPMVGEALGGIEADKAAIGKLVPMKRIGQPEEVANVVLFLASDESSYCTGGEFAVDGGATATHSFGVIG comes from the coding sequence ATGAGGCTGTCCGGCAAGACCGCGTTGATCACCGGTGCGGCCCGGGGACTGGGCGAGTGCCTCGCCCGCCGCTTCGTCGCCGAGGGCGCCCGGGTGGTGCTCACCGACGTGCTCGACGACCTCGGCCACGACTTCGCCCGCGAGCTGGGCCACGGCGCGGTCTACCGGCACCTGGACGTGGGCGAGGAGGACCAGTGGCAGGGCGTGGTCGCCGAGACCGGCCAGGTCGACGTGCTGGTCAACAACGCGGGCGTGCTGCACTTCGCGCCGCTGGCCCAGACCACGCTGGCCGACTACGAGCGTGTGGTCCGGGTCAACCAGGTCGGCTGCTTCCTGGGCATGCGCACGGTCGCACCGGTGATGACCGGGGCGGGCGGCGGGTCCATCGTGAACCTGTCCTCTGTGGAGGGTCTGGCGGGCATGCCGCTGCTCACCGCCTACACCGCGAGCAAGTGGGCCATCCGCGGCATGACCAAGGTCGCCTCCCTGGAGCTGGCGCGGCACGGCGTCCGCGTGAACTCGGTGCACCCCGGCGCGATGGACACCCCGATGGTCGGCGAGGCCCTGGGCGGCATCGAGGCGGACAAGGCCGCGATCGGCAAGCTCGTGCCGATGAAGCGCATCGGCCAGCCCGAGGAGGTCGCGAACGTGGTGCTGTTCCTGGCCTCCGACGAGAGCTCCTACTGCACCGGCGGCGAGTTCGCCGTGGACGGCGGCGCCACCGCCACCCACTCGTTCGGGGTGATCGGATGA
- a CDS encoding zinc-binding dehydrogenase: protein MLNQVGDTRFELCADLTTVPLDPTEVRVAMRASGICHSDLHAMDGTLPALFPAVMGHEGAGEVVAVGAAVTDLAVGDHVVLTFVPPCLRCEFCLRGESHLCAVHTLAAFTRPRFRRGDSALFGFAGCGTFAEELVVPAAGAVKVPADVPFEIAGLIGCGVLTGVGAVLNTARVVPGSTVVVIGCGGVGVSVLQGARLSGATTIIAVDPVRAKHEAARAFGATHTATPEELPDLLAGLTGGGVDYAFEVVGLPATIRSAWDSARRGGTVVVVGAGRADAQVAFSAQELFLHEKRLLGSFYGSSDVRRDTARAIAFWRAGLLDLDGMISRRLPLSDINDGLDTLRGGTVIRQVVTFD, encoded by the coding sequence GTGCTGAACCAGGTGGGGGACACCCGGTTCGAGCTGTGTGCCGACCTCACCACGGTGCCGCTGGACCCGACCGAGGTGCGCGTCGCCATGCGCGCCTCCGGTATCTGCCACAGCGACCTGCACGCCATGGACGGCACGCTGCCCGCCCTGTTCCCGGCCGTGATGGGCCACGAGGGCGCGGGCGAGGTCGTGGCGGTGGGGGCCGCCGTCACCGACCTGGCCGTTGGTGACCACGTGGTCCTCACGTTCGTCCCGCCGTGCCTGCGCTGCGAGTTCTGCCTGCGCGGCGAGTCGCACCTGTGCGCGGTGCACACCCTGGCGGCTTTCACCCGCCCGAGGTTCCGGCGCGGGGACAGCGCGCTGTTCGGCTTCGCCGGGTGCGGCACCTTCGCCGAGGAGCTCGTGGTCCCGGCGGCGGGTGCGGTCAAGGTGCCCGCGGACGTGCCGTTCGAGATCGCCGGGCTGATCGGCTGCGGCGTGCTCACCGGTGTGGGCGCGGTGCTCAACACCGCCAGGGTCGTGCCCGGCTCGACCGTGGTGGTCATCGGCTGCGGAGGGGTGGGCGTCTCGGTGTTGCAGGGCGCGCGCCTCTCCGGCGCCACCACGATCATCGCGGTGGACCCGGTGCGCGCCAAGCACGAGGCCGCACGCGCCTTCGGCGCCACGCACACCGCCACCCCGGAGGAGCTGCCCGACCTGCTGGCCGGGCTGACCGGCGGCGGGGTGGACTACGCGTTCGAGGTGGTCGGCCTGCCCGCCACCATCCGTTCCGCCTGGGACTCCGCCCGCCGCGGCGGCACCGTGGTCGTGGTCGGCGCGGGCCGGGCCGACGCCCAGGTCGCCTTCAGCGCGCAGGAGCTGTTCCTGCACGAGAAACGCCTGCTCGGCTCCTTCTACGGTTCCTCGGACGTGCGCCGCGACACCGCCCGCGCCATCGCCTTCTGGCGGGCCGGGCTGCTGGACCTGGACGGTATGATCAGCCGCCGCCTGCCCCTGTCCGACATCAACGACGGCCTGGACACCCTGCGCGGCGGCACGGTGATCCGCCAGGTCGTCACCTTCGACTGA
- a CDS encoding MlaE family ABC transporter permease — MTLELLGRQLWFCLRALAAVPLALRRYTREILRLLTEVCFGSGGLALIGGTLGVMVGMTVFTGAVVGLQGYSALNQLGTSTLTGFISAYFNTREVAPLSAGLALSATVGCGFTAQLGAMRVAEEIDALDVMGVPSLPYLVTTRIVAALAAVTPLYVVGLLCSYLASRVVTVLFHGQSAGTYDHYFGLFLPPADVWWSLLKVLVFAVVIILVHCYHGYTATGGPAGVGIAVGRAVRAAIVAQMILDLFLSLAIWGSTTTVRIAG, encoded by the coding sequence ATGACGCTCGAGCTCCTGGGCCGCCAGCTGTGGTTCTGCCTGCGCGCCCTGGCCGCCGTACCGCTGGCGCTGCGCCGCTACACCCGCGAGATCCTGCGCCTGCTCACCGAGGTCTGCTTCGGCAGCGGCGGGCTCGCCCTCATCGGCGGCACGCTCGGCGTGATGGTCGGCATGACCGTGTTCACCGGCGCGGTCGTCGGCCTCCAGGGATATTCCGCGCTCAACCAGCTCGGCACGTCCACGCTCACCGGGTTCATCTCCGCCTACTTCAACACCCGCGAGGTCGCCCCGCTCTCGGCCGGGCTCGCGCTGTCGGCCACCGTCGGCTGCGGGTTCACCGCCCAGCTCGGCGCGATGCGCGTCGCCGAGGAGATCGACGCGCTGGACGTGATGGGCGTGCCCAGCCTGCCCTACCTGGTCACCACGCGGATCGTGGCCGCGCTGGCCGCGGTCACCCCGCTGTACGTGGTCGGCCTGCTCTGCTCCTACCTCGCCTCGCGCGTGGTCACCGTGCTCTTCCACGGCCAGTCCGCGGGCACCTACGACCACTACTTCGGGCTGTTCCTGCCCCCGGCGGACGTGTGGTGGTCGCTGCTCAAGGTGCTCGTGTTCGCCGTGGTGATCATCCTGGTGCACTGCTACCACGGCTACACCGCCACCGGCGGACCGGCCGGGGTGGGCATCGCGGTCGGGCGCGCGGTGCGGGCGGCCATCGTCGCGCAGATGATCCTGGACCTGTTCCTCAGCCTCGCCATCTGGGGCTCCACCACGACCGTGCGGATCGCGGGATGA
- a CDS encoding acyl-CoA dehydrogenase family protein encodes MRIAYTPEQERLRAELRDYFAQLMTPERRAALTSGGDYGDRETYLSVVRQMGRDGWLALGWPEEYGGQARPMLDQLIFTDEAARAGAPVPFLTLNSVAPTIMRFGTAEQKACFLPRIAAGELHFAIGYSEPEAGTDLASLRTTAVRDGDEWVVNGQKMWTSLVQYADYVWLAVRTNPEAPRHKGLSMLIVPTGAEGFSWTPVHTMAGPTTSATYYSDVRVPAGNLVGEVDRGWPLITNQLNHERVALTSSAPLRTALAEVLDWARSAKLPDGSAVADQEWVRVHLARVHAKVEYLKLLNWRIAWAAAHTPSPADASATKVYGTELATEAYRLLMEVVGPAATVRGDSPGSALHGRLERMHRSCLILTFGGGTNEVQRDIIAATALGLPIRR; translated from the coding sequence ATGCGCATCGCCTACACGCCGGAGCAGGAGCGGTTGCGCGCGGAGCTGCGCGACTACTTCGCCCAGTTGATGACCCCGGAGCGGCGGGCGGCCCTGACCAGCGGCGGGGACTACGGCGACCGGGAGACCTACCTGTCGGTGGTGCGGCAGATGGGCCGGGACGGCTGGCTCGCGCTGGGCTGGCCGGAGGAGTACGGCGGCCAGGCCCGGCCGATGCTGGACCAGCTGATCTTCACCGACGAGGCGGCCAGGGCGGGCGCGCCGGTGCCGTTCCTGACGTTGAACAGCGTGGCTCCGACGATCATGCGCTTCGGCACCGCGGAGCAGAAGGCCTGCTTCCTGCCCCGGATCGCCGCCGGTGAGCTGCACTTCGCGATCGGCTACTCCGAGCCCGAGGCGGGCACCGACCTGGCCTCCCTGCGCACCACCGCGGTGCGCGACGGGGACGAGTGGGTGGTCAACGGGCAGAAGATGTGGACCAGCCTGGTCCAGTACGCGGACTACGTCTGGCTGGCCGTGCGCACCAACCCGGAGGCGCCCCGGCACAAGGGCCTGAGCATGCTCATCGTGCCCACCGGCGCGGAGGGGTTCTCCTGGACGCCGGTGCACACGATGGCCGGTCCCACCACCAGCGCCACCTACTACTCCGACGTGCGGGTCCCGGCGGGCAACCTGGTCGGCGAGGTGGACCGCGGCTGGCCGCTGATCACCAACCAGCTCAACCACGAACGCGTGGCGCTGACCAGCTCGGCCCCGCTGCGCACGGCACTGGCCGAGGTCCTCGACTGGGCGAGGTCGGCCAAGCTGCCGGACGGTTCGGCGGTGGCCGACCAGGAGTGGGTGCGCGTCCACCTGGCGCGCGTGCACGCCAAGGTCGAGTACCTGAAGCTGCTGAACTGGCGCATCGCCTGGGCCGCGGCGCACACCCCGTCCCCGGCGGACGCCAGCGCCACCAAGGTCTACGGCACGGAGCTGGCCACGGAGGCCTACCGCCTGCTGATGGAGGTGGTCGGCCCGGCGGCCACGGTCCGGGGCGACTCCCCGGGCAGCGCGCTGCACGGCCGCCTGGAACGCATGCACCGCTCCTGCCTGATCCTGACCTTCGGCGGCGGCACCAACGAGGTGCAGCGCGACATCATCGCGGCCACCGCCCTCGGCCTGCCGATCCGCCGCTGA
- a CDS encoding acyl-CoA dehydrogenase family protein, whose product MDFTPTEAQTALSELTRTILTRELTPARLSEADQSAHRFDCPLWTLLAEAGLLGLGVPEALGGSGHGVLEQCAVLHELGRAVAPVPYLAHTVATATLAAHGGTAWLPRALSGEAVYTVALTESAATTADPTPDGWLLNGTKTAVPHGLLADLFLVPATTPEGPRLFAVTPTDPGVTLERQDVVDGDQEALLDLSGTPLPADRQLTEGAHTFAHDRTLLAWSALQLGTTERALELTADHARTRIQFDRPIGQFQAVAQRLADAYVDVAAVRLTLWQAAWRVSEGLPASESLATAKFWAADAGHRVAHTAVHVHGGVGIDVTHSLHRYFVAAKRAEFALGGATEQLRVLGAELVRQAGPGRQ is encoded by the coding sequence GTGGACTTCACCCCGACCGAGGCCCAGACCGCCCTGTCCGAGCTGACCCGCACCATCCTCACCCGGGAGCTCACCCCGGCCCGCCTGAGCGAGGCGGACCAGTCGGCCCACCGCTTCGACTGTCCCCTGTGGACACTCCTGGCGGAGGCGGGCCTGCTGGGCCTGGGCGTCCCGGAGGCCCTGGGCGGCAGCGGCCACGGCGTCCTGGAACAGTGCGCGGTGCTGCACGAGCTGGGCCGCGCGGTGGCCCCGGTCCCGTACCTGGCCCACACCGTGGCCACCGCGACGCTGGCCGCCCACGGCGGCACGGCCTGGCTGCCCCGGGCGCTGTCGGGTGAGGCGGTGTACACGGTGGCCCTGACGGAGTCGGCGGCCACCACGGCCGACCCCACCCCCGACGGCTGGTTGCTGAACGGCACCAAGACCGCGGTCCCCCACGGCCTGCTGGCGGACCTGTTCCTGGTCCCGGCGACCACCCCGGAAGGCCCGCGCCTGTTCGCGGTGACCCCGACGGACCCGGGCGTGACACTCGAACGCCAGGACGTGGTCGACGGCGACCAGGAGGCGCTCCTGGACCTCTCGGGCACCCCCCTGCCCGCGGACCGCCAGCTGACCGAGGGCGCGCACACCTTCGCCCACGACCGGACCCTCCTGGCCTGGAGCGCCCTCCAGCTCGGCACCACCGAACGAGCCCTGGAACTGACCGCCGACCACGCCCGGACCCGGATCCAGTTCGACCGCCCGATCGGCCAGTTCCAAGCCGTGGCCCAACGCCTGGCCGACGCCTACGTGGACGTGGCGGCCGTCCGACTCACCCTGTGGCAGGCGGCGTGGCGGGTCAGCGAGGGCCTGCCCGCCTCGGAGTCCCTGGCCACGGCCAAGTTCTGGGCCGCCGACGCCGGTCACCGGGTGGCGCACACGGCGGTGCACGTGCACGGCGGCGTGGGCATCGACGTCACCCATTCCCTGCACCGCTACTTCGTGGCGGCCAAACGCGCGGAGTTCGCCCTGGGCGGGGCGACCGAGCAGCTGCGGGTCCTGGGGGCGGAGCTGGTCAGGCAGGCGGGGCCGGGAAGGCAGTGA
- a CDS encoding glycoside hydrolase family 2 TIM barrel-domain containing protein, giving the protein MSAVLVAGGLMPASAAPDLDVYSYLENPRMLAEGQEPHRAELRPHRDHAAALRGDERTPHTLDLDGDWRIRMADLPEKVPAGFHADGYDVADWRTVKVPHTWQTDGLDHPIFRNIAEEIVPDAPPKVPRDINPTAAYAKDFTLPEGFAGRRTVLRFEGVTSSYFVWVNGVRIGYDQGGYTPAEFDITAALRPGANRLAVQVHRWAAGAYLEDVDQWRFAGIFRSVWLYSTPHSYLSDLTVHTDLDERYRDARLDATVDLARTATGPAGRHTVTATLHDARGAVVATVSKDAELTGAAQRVALSANVTDPAKWTDETPNLYTLVLELAGPDGRITHTTRETVGFREIAIKDRQLLVNGKPILVKGVNRAETDPRHGRHVPRENQLRDVQLMKQLHVNAVRTSHYPSDPHFYDLADQHGLWVDDEVDIETHSHEHCPDNCLADKPEWQDAFLDRFVAMVQRDKNHPSVFMWDTGNEAGLGAGHYRMAEWAKANAPGRPLYHQSNGPDGDAPYADVWGPRYPNPDKLARQGRETKKPVILGEYAHAQGNSLGNFREFWDTMRANPVLQGGFIWDWAEQNLSLPLRLTPDSSPRKITAHLNGMPSLVPGRRGKAVSLSGLDDFVEVYRDRALDLTGPLTLDAWVNPATQWRGDFTVIAKGDHQYALKMKDRETLEFFVYSQGDWRFVHAKVPADFYGNWHRVSGTYDGSALRLYLDGREVGSRSWSGPVNNTPEQVNIGRNSTTHEDHNGRMAHGLVDDVRIYDRALTPAELEGDPSGTAVLALNLDEERDAGRYDSFGAHQSGADGLIDTDRRLQPEAAQLAWAHQPLRFAWADNQLRLTNEQRFAALSGLGLRWRVEEGTKVVGRGESAVDIAPGHTLSVPVALPPNPRDRKRFLTAEVVRANGEVHSRDQFALGGTQVPGAAPPPATARPTVVDGPNRVVVGGVNFQYTVDKRAGTLSSLRANGVEHLKQGPRLDVWRAPVDNELVWGRSEGTEWRAVGLDRLQATVESVAVNGSTIEVRTRVAAPGVTDAWFAQRTTYAVDGAGTVRIGHHVSPQGRMRALAYLPRVGLAFGVPDGFQRFAWYGRQVESYNDRREGSPVGVWRTTVAEEEKGYGKPQEHGNRTDAEWALLTDGRTGGLLVTGAHDVGVSSFDDEDRAEYPFQRVRNAGWTTLHASHAAAGVGETPNDILAKYRVRADVDYSYELVVRPLSRAEVVAGLPAGS; this is encoded by the coding sequence ATGTCAGCGGTGCTGGTGGCGGGCGGCCTGATGCCCGCGAGCGCCGCACCCGACCTGGACGTGTACTCCTACTTGGAGAACCCCCGGATGCTCGCCGAGGGGCAGGAGCCGCACCGCGCCGAGCTGCGGCCGCACCGTGACCACGCGGCCGCGCTGCGCGGCGACGAGCGCACCCCGCACACGCTGGACCTCGACGGGGACTGGCGGATCCGGATGGCCGACCTGCCGGAGAAGGTGCCCGCCGGGTTCCACGCCGACGGCTACGACGTCGCGGACTGGCGCACCGTGAAGGTGCCGCACACCTGGCAGACCGACGGCCTGGACCACCCGATCTTCCGCAACATCGCCGAGGAGATCGTGCCGGACGCCCCGCCCAAGGTGCCGCGCGACATCAACCCGACCGCGGCCTACGCCAAGGACTTCACCCTGCCCGAGGGCTTCGCCGGACGCCGCACGGTGCTGCGCTTCGAGGGCGTGACCTCCAGCTACTTCGTCTGGGTCAACGGTGTCCGGATCGGCTACGACCAGGGTGGCTACACCCCGGCCGAGTTCGACATCACCGCCGCGCTGCGGCCCGGTGCGAACCGGCTCGCGGTCCAGGTGCACCGGTGGGCGGCGGGCGCCTACCTGGAGGACGTGGACCAGTGGCGCTTCGCCGGGATCTTCCGCTCGGTGTGGCTCTACTCGACCCCGCACAGCTACCTCAGCGACCTGACCGTGCACACCGACCTGGACGAGCGGTACCGGGACGCGCGCCTGGACGCCACCGTCGACCTCGCCCGCACCGCCACCGGGCCGGCCGGCCGGCACACCGTGACCGCGACCCTGCACGACGCCCGCGGCGCGGTGGTGGCCACGGTCAGCAAGGACGCCGAGCTGACCGGTGCGGCACAACGCGTCGCGCTCTCCGCGAACGTGACCGACCCGGCCAAGTGGACCGACGAGACCCCGAACCTGTACACGCTCGTGCTGGAGCTGGCCGGGCCGGACGGCCGGATCACGCACACCACGCGGGAGACCGTCGGGTTCCGCGAGATCGCCATCAAGGACCGGCAGCTGCTGGTCAACGGCAAGCCGATCCTGGTCAAGGGCGTCAACCGCGCCGAGACCGACCCCCGGCACGGCAGGCACGTGCCGAGGGAGAACCAGCTGCGGGACGTCCAGCTGATGAAGCAGCTGCACGTCAACGCCGTGCGCACCTCGCACTACCCGTCCGACCCGCACTTCTACGACCTCGCCGACCAGCACGGACTGTGGGTCGACGACGAGGTCGACATCGAGACGCACTCCCACGAGCACTGCCCGGACAACTGCCTCGCCGACAAACCCGAGTGGCAGGACGCGTTCCTGGACCGGTTCGTCGCCATGGTGCAGCGCGACAAGAACCACCCGAGCGTGTTCATGTGGGACACCGGCAACGAGGCGGGCCTGGGCGCCGGGCACTACCGGATGGCGGAGTGGGCCAAGGCGAACGCGCCCGGCCGTCCGCTGTACCACCAGTCCAACGGCCCGGACGGCGACGCACCGTACGCCGACGTGTGGGGACCGCGCTACCCGAACCCGGACAAGCTGGCCCGCCAGGGCCGCGAGACGAAAAAGCCCGTGATCCTGGGCGAGTACGCGCACGCGCAGGGCAACAGCCTCGGCAACTTCCGCGAGTTCTGGGACACCATGCGCGCCAACCCCGTGCTGCAGGGCGGTTTCATCTGGGACTGGGCCGAGCAGAACCTGAGCCTGCCGCTGCGCCTGACCCCGGACAGCTCCCCGCGCAAGATCACCGCACACCTGAACGGGATGCCGTCGCTGGTGCCGGGGCGTCGCGGCAAGGCGGTGAGCCTGTCCGGCCTGGACGACTTCGTCGAAGTCTACCGCGACCGCGCCCTGGACCTGACCGGCCCGCTGACCCTGGACGCCTGGGTGAACCCGGCGACGCAGTGGCGCGGCGACTTCACCGTGATCGCCAAGGGCGACCACCAGTACGCGCTGAAGATGAAGGACCGGGAGACCCTGGAGTTCTTCGTCTACTCGCAAGGGGACTGGCGGTTCGTGCACGCGAAGGTGCCCGCGGACTTCTACGGGAACTGGCACCGGGTCAGCGGCACCTACGACGGTTCGGCGCTGCGGCTGTACCTGGACGGCCGCGAGGTCGGCAGCAGGAGTTGGTCCGGCCCGGTGAACAACACCCCCGAGCAGGTGAACATCGGCCGCAACTCCACCACGCACGAGGACCACAACGGCCGCATGGCGCACGGGCTCGTCGACGACGTGCGGATCTACGACCGCGCGCTGACCCCGGCCGAGCTCGAGGGCGACCCGAGCGGCACCGCGGTGCTGGCGCTGAACCTGGACGAGGAACGGGACGCGGGGCGCTACGACTCCTTCGGCGCGCACCAGTCCGGTGCGGACGGTCTCATCGACACCGACCGGAGGTTGCAGCCGGAGGCCGCGCAGCTGGCCTGGGCGCACCAGCCGCTGCGCTTCGCCTGGGCGGACAACCAGCTGCGGCTGACCAACGAGCAGCGGTTCGCGGCGCTGTCCGGGCTGGGTTTGCGTTGGCGGGTCGAAGAGGGTACGAAGGTCGTGGGCAGGGGTGAGTCCGCGGTGGACATCGCTCCCGGCCACACGCTGTCGGTTCCGGTGGCGCTGCCGCCGAATCCCCGCGACCGCAAGCGTTTCCTCACGGCCGAGGTCGTGCGCGCCAACGGCGAGGTGCACTCGCGCGACCAGTTCGCGCTGGGCGGCACGCAGGTGCCGGGCGCCGCACCACCTCCGGCCACCGCGCGGCCGACCGTGGTCGACGGCCCGAACCGGGTCGTGGTCGGCGGTGTGAACTTCCAGTACACAGTGGACAAACGCGCCGGGACGCTCAGCTCATTGCGGGCCAACGGCGTGGAGCACCTGAAGCAGGGACCGAGGCTCGACGTCTGGCGGGCCCCGGTGGACAACGAGCTGGTGTGGGGCCGCAGCGAGGGCACGGAGTGGCGTGCGGTGGGCCTGGACCGGTTGCAGGCGACGGTCGAGTCGGTCGCGGTGAACGGCTCGACGATCGAGGTGCGCACCCGGGTGGCGGCGCCGGGCGTCACCGACGCCTGGTTCGCGCAGCGCACCACCTACGCGGTGGACGGGGCGGGCACGGTCCGCATCGGCCACCACGTCAGCCCGCAGGGGCGCATGCGCGCACTCGCCTACCTGCCCCGGGTGGGCCTGGCGTTCGGCGTGCCGGACGGCTTCCAGCGCTTCGCCTGGTACGGGCGGCAGGTGGAGAGCTACAACGACCGGCGCGAGGGCAGCCCGGTCGGGGTGTGGCGCACGACGGTGGCGGAGGAGGAGAAGGGCTACGGCAAACCGCAGGAGCACGGCAACCGCACGGACGCCGAGTGGGCGCTGCTCACCGACGGCCGCACCGGCGGGCTGCTCGTGACCGGGGCCCACGACGTCGGGGTGAGCTCCTTCGACGACGAGGACCGGGCGGAGTACCCGTTCCAGCGCGTGCGCAACGCGGGCTGGACCACGCTGCACGCCTCGCACGCCGCGGCCGGGGTGGGGGAGACGCCGAACGACATCCTGGCCAAGTACCGGGTGCGGGCGGACGTCGACTACTCCTACGAGCTGGTGGTGCGGCCGTTGAGCCGGGCCGAGGTGGTTGCGGGGCTGCCCGCCGGGAGCTGA